TGGATCAGTGAGTGTATCTTGCGGAATAAAGCCTCGTTTGGTTTCCAGCGTAGTAGCTTGCCGTAGAATAAGCAGCTTGTCAGCCCGTTGCCATCGTTCCGCCCACGATAGCGTATCTGTCGGAACAGCATTTACGGTAATAAACGGAAGCATCTGCTGGATAAGGTCGTGATTAAACGCGGGAATAAATTGTAACTCATACACCGTGCGTAAATCGCCGTAGCGTTGGCGATAGTGGAGCAGATTGCTGATTTGCCGACTACTGAGGAAAAACAATTCTTGTAGCCCTTCCTCATCAGCCTGGTTGAGATTGATGGGTTGGGTATACAGTTGATACAATATTTCGTACTGTTCCTCGTAGGCTACATCTTCGTCCTGCTGAGTAAATAGGTTTTCCAGCAACGTCTCGAACGCTCGCTCGGGAGAGGATTGAGCCTGAACCATCCGAGTCAAACCAAAGACTAAAAGAATAGTAACCGAAACTCGCATTACCGCTCTAGTTTGTAGGCTAACGACAACTGATGCGACAGGCCTAATTCACTGTGGGTACGTAGAGCATAATCAATCTGTAGCAAGCGGTGATTCAAGCCCAAACCAAAAAATTGCTGAAAGTGAGCTGTCTGCACTCCGCAGCGAAAGTTGATCTTTTTCATCGCTGTATACTCCGCCCCAAACTTTGCGTTGGTATTTTGTTGCACTTGATGCTCTACCTCAGCTATCAAACGAATGGTCTCAGTCGGGCGATAGTTTAGCCCGGTTTGCACTAGCGTAGGAATCTTCTCTTCGGTAAAGCGGGATTTTCTGGCCTGAGTCAAATTAGTAATCTGCATTCCGAAGGTTAGCTCAGAAGAAAGCTGAGTAGTTCCGCCCACATCTACCGCAGTAGTGAAGCGAGTGCCGACCGTCTCGATATGATACTGATACCCATTGAGGCGCAGCCCGAAACTAAACTGACCGACTTGGTGGCTGAACCCTAGCGCAATTTGGTCTTCGCTGTACAAAGCATCGCCAAAACGGTACACACTCAAGCTTCCTACTCCGAAATTCATCGGTTTAACGATTCCTACTCCAGCGGCGTGTAGTCCTTCTGAAAAGCCAAAGCGGTTTTCGTAGCCAGCTACCAGCGTAGTTTGTTTGACCCCAGCCAACCCTCCCACGTTATAAAACACCGACCAGGCATCGCGTTGAGCTACTCCGGCCTCGCCTAAACCAGCAGCCGAGCCACCTAGCGACTGGGCAAAACTCAGGTAGCTACTGAGCATCAATAGCGCGAAGATGACAAAGATTTTCATAGAACCTTACCCAAGTGTCAAGAGAGAGCAATATCAACCATTTGGGGATGGATCACATGGTAAATTGCATGACTATCCTACGGATGTAAAGATGGGCACGAAATTGAAAGAAACGGTTTGGGTTCTCGCCTGCTTACTGCTGACTCAGCGTACCTTAGCGCAGGTAACTGATAACTTTTCGGATGGGGACTTTACGACCAATCCGGTTTGGAGTGGGGAAACTACTAAGTTTGAAGTACTGGCGGAGCAATTACATTTGAATGATACCGATGCTACCGGAGAAGCCTACCTCAGTACTTCTAGCCAAGCTATCGCCAATGCCGAATGGAATTTTTACGTGGAAATCTCGGAGAACCCTACTAGTGCTAACTTTACCTCAGTGTATCTGGTATCTGATCAGGCGAACTTAGCTGATGATTTGAGTGGCTATTTCGTAAAAATTGGTAATACCAGCGATGAGGTCAGCCTTTATCGGCAAGATGGCAGCACTGAAACGGAAATTATTGATGGTTTAGACGACCGCGTAGATACTAAACCAGTACAAATCGAGATAAAAGTTACGCGAGACACTAACGGGAACTGGGAGCTGAGTTCGCGACCAATAGGAGAAATCAGCTTTGTCATAGAAGGCTCAGTTATGGATGATACGCATACCGTTTCTAACTATTTCGGAGTGCATTGTAAGTATACCGCTACCCGGAGCGATGCGTTTTACTTTGACAACATCTTGATTACGGGCACTCCCCAACCGGATACGCGGAAACCATTCGTAACTGATCTATCAGCTCCATCAAACAACCAACTAAATCTCCAATTCTCCGAAGCAGTAAACACCGCCGTAGCCGAAACAACTACGAATTATGTGCTCAATGGCCATGCTATTACAGCTGCTTCACTAGCTGGAAATGAAGTTGCGCTCTCGGTGAACTCCGCTCTGGCAAACGCTACTGATTACACGCTGACCGTTCGGAACATTCAGGATGAAGCCGGAAATGTATTGACTGATACTACCCTCAACTTTTTTTACTTTGAACCAGTCTCAGCCCAGCGGAATGATGTAATTATTTCGGAATTGATGCCTGACCCCAACCCGGTGAAAGCCGATTTGCCGGACGCGGAGTTCGTAGAAATCTATAATCGCAGTGGAAACCCATTTGATTTGCAAGATTTGTCGTTGAATGATAAACTATTACCACCGTATATTCTGCGCCCTCAGCAGTTTGTTGTTTTGTGTGCTTCGGCCGATAGTGCTTCGTTGGCACCGTTTGGTCAGGTAATAGGCTTAGATAGCTGGCCGACCTTGCCCAACAGCGGAACTCGACTTGTTTTACGGAATGCTACGTCAATGGTAATTGATTCACTGGCTTACTCCGCTACCGAAGTGGTGGGAGGTACTTCGCTAGAACGAATTTCCGAGACAACGCCCTGCGATCAGCGTATCAATTTAGCGCTCTCTCTGGCTGAACGGGGAGGAACACCGGGTGAAACCAATACAATTATTAGTCAGAAAGATACTCATGCACCCCGATTGTTAAGCATTCAACCCCGTAATGACACGCTAAAATTATTTTTTGACGAACGAGTTGCCGATGAAAGCCTTCAAACTGAGTTGATACAAATTCAGCCCGAACAAACGGTGGCGCAAATTGTACGCGATGCGATTGATGAAAAGATACTCTACGTTCTACTCGCCGAGCCACTGGTTACCAATACCACCTATTCCCTCACCTTCGCCAATACTCAGGACTGCTACGGAAACATTTCCCCTTCTCAAACAGCCTCCTTCTACTTTGACAATGAACCACCCACGTTACTAAGAGCAGTGGTGCGCGATACCGCTGAGGTAGCGTTAATCTTTTCTGAGAAAGTCGCAACGCAATTAATCGAGGATGAAGATAATTACTGGTTAGATAGCGTGTCCAACACTCCCAGATTTGCAATTATTGGTCAAGATAGCGCGTCGGTACTGCTGCGGTTTCTAGTCTCACTAGCTGACGGGCAAAACCATCAGCTTACGCTCACCCGCTGGGAAGATTCATACGGTAATCCGGGAGACACGCTGACCGTTAATTTGCGCTACCAGCAAGATATTGATACGGTGCTGGTGGAAAGTGAGTATCAACTTGAGGTTCATTTATCCGAACCAATATTGCCAGAATCTGTAAGTGAGGTAATGAATTACGAGATAGACCGACGGGTGGGGCATCCACAAGCGGCCTTCATAGATCGTAGTCATCCGAACGTTATCCACCTGATTCTGGCTAATCCACTTTCAGAAAATCGGGAACATGAGTTACGGATTGACCTACTACAAGATGAGCAAAATGGAGTATTGAGCACACCAGCTTACCGCTTCTACTTTGATCGTCGTTCGCCGGGCGTAGATTCAGTTGTGGCGATTACCGAGCGTACGCTGCTCGTGTATTTTGATGAAAAGGTAGACTCACTAACTGCAACCAATGCGCTCCATTACCAACTATCGGATTACAAAGTGGAGCAAGTTGAACTGAAAGGAAATAGGCAAGTAGCACACTTACAGCTAGACACTGCGCTGGTGCCCGAAGTTGCGTATGAGTTAGAAATAGTAGGTATTGCCGACCTCTCCGGGAATATTATCACTAGTCCCAAAGGTAAATCCTTTGTCTACGACCAGCGACCACCCGCGTTACTATCGGGGAAAATGGTGAACCCTTTCGAGCTACGGCTGTATTTCTCCGAAGCAGTACAAACTGTTTCCGTCAATAATTTTCAACTGGAAACGATCGGCTCTCCTGACAGTGTCTGGGTATCTCGACTACGAGCAGGTGAAGTACGGTTGTTCTTTGCCGAACCACTACCTACTGAAGAAATTACACTTACTGCTACGAGTATTACTGATCTGCGAGGAAATCGTCAGCCAGAACCGTTAAGAACAACAATTAATAATACTCAAACCACACTTGGTCAGATTATCGTACTATCTCCTACTGATTTACAGCTAAGTTTTACCCAAGGTATTGATGAAACGGTGATGCTAAACTTCACTCAGTATTTGGTTAACGAGGTGTATTCGCCCACTGAAGTAACTGCGATTGGTCGACGACCTTACGCAGTGCATCTGACATTTGACCGCCCTCTTCAAGCTGATGTCAACTACCAACTAACCATCAGTGAACTGGTAAATGATGAAGGGCAGCGCGTAATTGGCGTTCAGGATTCTTTTATTTACCAAACCCAGATAGAACATATTGAAGCGGAAGAACGGGCATTACTGCTGCATTTTCAAGTTCCGCTGGATTCAAGTTTAGCGGTGCAGTTAATGCATTATCAATTAGGACAAACCCATCCGGCAGCGGCCATTTGGGTAGGTGAGCAAACTATTCGATTAGTATTTGAAGAATCGCTTGAGCCCCTGACTCGTTACGAGTTTTTGCTATCCGGTTTGAAAGACATTGATGGAGATGTGATTCCAGCATCAACGCACACGGTGGGGCTAGGCCGTACGCCCAATTTCAACGAACTGCTGATTACCGAGATTATGGCCGACCCCACTCCCGCCGTGGGCTTACCGGAAGTAGAGTACCTGGAATTGTACAATGCCTCGGATGAGTTACTTAGCACTAACGGACTGCGCTTAGCGGATGCTATGTCTTCTACCTTGTTACGATCAGCGTTATTACTTCCGGGTGAATACTTAATCGTTAGTGCCAATGCTGACCAGCCCAAGCTAGCCTCCCGGGGGCGCACAATGGGTATCACTAGCTTTCCTTCGCTGAATAGTAGTGGCGACCAGCTTAGCATTACTGATGCCTACGGAAGTGAGGTTTTCTCAGTATCATATTCGGATGACTGGTACAACGATGCGGAGAAAAAGCAAGGTGGCTGGTCGTTAGAAATGATTGACTATACGCATCCCTGCGGTGAGCAGGATAATTGGACTGCTTCCGTAGATGAAAACGGTGGTACTCCCGGCCGGGTAAATTCGGTAAACCAATCCAATCCCGATAATCAAGCCCCGGTATTGCAAACCGCCTTTGCTGAATCAGCTACCGAGGTAGCTCTTCTGTTCAGCGAAAAATTAGATCCTTCGTCTTTTGAAGATGGACAAATAAGCATCAGTAGCGAGGTAACAGTTGATACTATAGTGTGGAAATCTGACCGAAAATCGGCTACTGCCCACTTGATTGATTCACTGCAAACCCAAGTAGCGTATACCATTCGGGCGAACCAACTGTACGATTGCAGTGGAAACTTGATAGACGATCAAGCAGTGTCGCTAGTATTATCCGAAGAGGCTACTATGGGTGATGTTCTGCTGAGCGAATTACTATTTTACCCTCGTTCGGGTGGAGTGCGTTTCGTAGAAATTTATAACCATTCGGATAAGCCGATCAATCTCAAAGATTGGCAGCTGGCTAATTCAGAAGGCGACTCCCTAGCAAATCTTTCAGTTATTACTACAGAAAATTATCAGTTGAACCCCCAGCAGTACTTAGCCCTTACCGAAGATGCCACTACGCTGGTTGGTGATTATCCATCGGCATCGGAAGGAAATATTCTGGTAGTGGATGCCTTGCCGAGTTTACCTTCTGGTGCCGGAAATGTAGCTTTGCATTCGCTCAGTGGTGAGCGAATGCAGTTTTTGATCTACGACGAAGATTGGCACCATCCGATACTGGAAGATAAGCGGGGAGTTTCTCTGGAACGTATTCAGTGGAGTGCTCCGGTTAACGACCGTAATAACTGGCAGTCGGCGGCTCAGACGGTAGGTTTTGCCACTCCAGGTTACGTCAATTCGCAGTTGTCAACGGTCAGTCCGATACCGGCCGCACTATCAGTAGAGCCCCGAGTGTTTACTCCCGACCAAGACGGTTTTCAAGACTACACCCAAATTCTTTATCGTTGGCCCAATGCGGGTAACGTAGCTAATGTGATTGTCTTTGACAGTCAGGGGCAAAAAGTGAAACATTTGGCTCGGAACACTACTTTAGCTGAAGAAGGCTTTCTACGGTGGGATGGCACCGATGATGCTGGGCAGCAACTTGCTACCGGGTATTATATCATTTATTTTGAGGTGTTTCATACCAATGGGCAGGTTTCCGGGTTAAAAGAACGAGTAGTGCTGGGTAGACCTTTTTAATGATTAGTGAATGATGACTAATGAATAATGGCATATTCTGTAGTTATTATTCACCAATCATTATTCATTAATCATTGGTTTAAGCTATGAAGAAACTTAAGAAGCTGATTCATCAAGGTGAGGGAGAGCGGTTGGATTTCAAGCAAAAGATTACTGATCCTTATAAAATTGCTAAAACCATCGCATCATTCGCCAATACCAAGGGTGGTAAAATTCTGGTGGGGGTGCGGGACGATAAAACCATTATGGGCGTTGATCCCGAAGAAGAAAAATATACGCTAGAAACGGCAGCTCAATTCTACTGCGACCCACCGATAACTCTTCAATTCAAAGAAGTAGAAGATGAGGAAGAGGACATTACGGTACTGGAGGTAACGATTCCCGAAAGTTGGGAGAAACCGCATTTTGTGCGGGACAAAAACGAGCGACGGCTAGTGTACATCCGCCAGCGTGACAAAAGTATTCCCGCCGGAAAAACGATGGTTGACCTCATGCGAAAAGGGGAGCTGCCTGATAACCAAGTCAACCTAGCGCATTTAGACCATAACGAGCGCAAACTACTGTCTTTTCTAGAACGCCATGAACGAGTGACGCTTAAACAGTTTATGCAGATTGTGAACATCTCCCGTCGTCGGGCTTTACGAATTCTACATCACCTCACTCGAGAAGGTGCAATTCGTATGCACGAGCAAGAGAAAGAACCGTATTATACTTTGTGAGTCAGGACGAAACGCAGGTTTTTGCGTATCTCGTAAAGCAATAAATACGTCATATGGATTTTTAGAAACAGTTTGACCAATTTCAGCAAAACATAAATGCCCGTTTCTGGTGAATAGATAAAAAATTAGGAATTGTTGATAAGCGAGTGGGGCAAGCCGAGACCAGTATAGTTGAACTAAAAGCTCAAATATCACTAATGCGAGAAGGGGGCAATGACTTTCGGGATGAGCTACAAGAGTAAGGTGATGAAATGGCGGATTTTATGTCGTACATGGCAGAATTTAGCCGAAATCAGGGGCAGTATTACGTATAATTTACTACCAATATGCTCGAGATAGCTAAAAATATTCAGGTCAGTGTCTCTTCCGATCAAGCATTCCATAAGTTCTTACACGAATTTAATAATTGGTGGCCTAGAGAGTACACCTGGTCACGGGATAAGCTTATTGAGATTCGGATAGATGCGCGAGTAGGCGGACTGTGTACCGAAGTTGGCCCTTACGAGTTTCGTTGCGATTGGGGTAGGGTAACCGAGTTAGTTACCAATCAGAAAATTGGTTTAAAGTGGCAGATAAGCCCAAAGCGTGAACCAGTACCTGACCCTGAGCAAGCGAGTACTATAGAAATAAAGTTTGCTGAGAATCAGGGAGGAACGCTTATGGAACTTGTGCACCAAGATTTTGAGAGGCACGGGGCTGGGATAGAAGAATATCGGGATGCTATGGACAGTGAATACGGTTGGGATTATATCTTGAAATGCTATCAGACCTACTGCAAGCAAAGTTCCTGAAAGCTCCGGCATACGGTCGCTGAACAATTTACCTCTTCCACTTCCCCAAAAATTATGTAACTTAGAGGGATAACCTAAAACACTTTCCTTCATATGAGCGATAATTTCCTCCCCCCTGAAAATCTTCCTAAAAACGAATCTCGTCGGCAATTTATTAAAACCACTAGTTCGGCAGTGGTCGGTGGCAGCTTAGTCATTCCCATGATTAATACTATTCCCGCGTTTGCCAAAGGTAATGCCGATACGCTCAAAGTTGGCCTGATTGGTTGCGGAGGCCGAGGTACGGGAGCCGCTAACCAAGCAATGAAGGCCGACCCTAACGTGAAATTAGTAGCTATGGCTGATGCCTTTGAAGATCGATTGCAATCCAGCTTAGGAAATCTAAAGAAAGGACACGGCGATAAAGTGCAGGTTGATCCCGAACATCAGTTCGTTGGGTTTGATGCTTACCAAAAACTGATTGATAGTGACGTAGACGTAGTACTGCTAGCCACTCCTCCGGGTTTTCGTCCTCAACACTTAACAGCGGCAGTAGAGGCGAAGAAGCATGTTTTTGCGGAGAAGCCAATGGCGGTAGATGGACCTGGCATCCGTCAGGTAATGGCTGCGGCTAAAAAAGCTAAGGAAAACGATACCGCGATAATGTCAGGTTTTTGCTGGCGCTACCACGAACCTAAGCGGGCTATATTCGGTAAAATTCTGGACGGTGCGGTCGGTGATATTGGAACGATCTACAATACCTATAATACGGGAGTGCTGTGGTCTAAAGATCGGCAGCCCGAATGGACGGCGATGGAGTATCAGCTACGCAATTGGCTGTACTATAAATGGCTATCGGGTGACCATATTGCTGAGCAGGCGGTGCATAGTTTAGACATGATGGCGTGGGCACTGGGCGATAAACCACCGCTCAGTGCAGTAGGAACTGGTGGTCGACAAGTACGTACCGACGATAAATTCGGTCACGTGTACGACCACTTTGCAATTGTGTACGACTATGGCGACGGGCAGAAAGGCATCCATATGAGTCGGCAGCAGTTTAACTGTGCGAATAGCTACTCAGTGGAAGTCTCGGGCGACCAGGGGCACGCCTTAGTGGATTGTATCAAAGGGGTACACAAGATTAAAGGGAAGAATGACAAGTGGCGGTACCGAGGCGAAGAAAACGATATGTATCAAACCGAGCACGATGAGCTATTTGCCTCTATCCGCAACGGATCGCCGGTAAACGATGGTGATTTTATGGCGCAAAGTACCCTACTCGCCATTATGGGGCGCATGGCGGCTTACACTGGGCAAGTAGTCACTTACGATGAAGCCCTTAACTCTCAGGAAAAACTAGGGCCCGAAGAGTATAGCTGGGATTTAGAATATCCGGTAGCGGCTGTACCCATGCCCGGTATTCAAGATGGAGTAGGACGCTAAATGGTGAAGGGTTACAGGTTAAGAGGTTGAAAGTTTCTTAAGCAAATTAACTTTCAACCTTCTAACCTATAACTTTTAAACTTTTTCACCTTTAACCTCTCTACCCTTCACCTTCCCACCCTCTATCTTTTAGACCTATGCTTCGAAGAGACTTTATCAAAATTAGTGGTGCTACCTTAGCATCGGCTCCCCTAACTTCTGTGCCCTTACATTTTAATGCGGCACCCCAACTTAATATCAAAAAATCCCTGAAATACAGTATGGTCGATGCGCCTGGTTCGGTGCTTGATCACTTCCGAATGTTGAAGGAGGTTGGCTTCGACGGGGTAGAGATGGATTCACCTAGCGATATTAATATTGATGAGGTACTGGAAGCGAAAGAAGAAACCGGACTGGAAATACCAGGGGTAATTAACTCCGCTCACTGGAAGATGCCGCTCTCTGACCCGGATGCTAGCGTGCGGGCGAAATGTGTAGAGGCTTCCAAAACGGCTCTGCAAGATTGTAAGCGCTACGGTGGAACCACAATGCTACTCGTTCCCGGGGTAGTGAATGATAAAATTAGCTACGCCGATGCCTACCGCCGTTCGCAGGAAGAAATTCGGAAACTGCTGCCCGTAGCCGAAGAAACCGGAGTGAAAATCGCTATTGAAAACGTTTGGAACAATATGCTGATTAGTCCCCTGGAAGCAGCCCGATTTATCGATGAGTTCGAGAATTCAATGATCGGCTGGTACTTTGACGTAGGCAATATTGTTCGCTACGGCTGGCCCGAGCACTGGATTGAAGCATTGGGTGATCGTATCATGAAGCTAGATATTAAAGAGTACAGCCGGAAAAAGCAGCAGGACGAAGGCATCTGGAAAGGCTTTGACGTAGAATTAATGGAGGGTGACTGCAATTGGCCGAAAGTGAACAAAGCCCTAGATAAAATCGGCTACGAAGGCTGGGCATCCGCCGAAGTAAAAGGCGGCGACCGCGACCGCTTACAAACAATTTCTCAGAAAATGGATGCTATTTTTGGATTGGCTTAACATCTGGAGTTTTTTAAAGATATACTCGAGTAAACTTTAAAACTATTTAACTATGGATGCTGCAATCTTTAAGAGTTTTTTATCTTTTTCCTCTGTAGGATGGGAGACGTTAGCAATTTATATCTTTGGGGTAGGTGCAATGGAGGTAGTAATCTTAACTGCCCATTTTTCCCACTAAAAACACCGGACTAGCATTAGCGCACAGATTTTACATGATGTTCGGTTTTGCACAAAACGTTTCAGTAAAATTTACTGGGGAAGCATTGCTTTCACTATCTTAGAGCGTGTTTGAACTTTATTCTTTAGTTTTCTGATGGCTGTTTTCCGCCCATACTTCGCCTTTTTTTCGGACGATAGCTTAGGCTATCCTCCTCAAAAAGAGTCTCGTCTGTCCGAAAAACACCTCATAATAAATTCTAAAAATAAAATCCAAACACGCTCTTACTAGCAGAAAGTTTTAAAGCAGTGCTTTAATGTCTTTTCAATACTTAAGAAAGTACTCTCAATTCAGTTGGGAAGCGTCTGCTCAATAAACTGATCTACCTGCTGCTTCATCTTCACGAGCGAAGGCTGGTGGATGTACATCATGTGGCTCGATTCGTAGAATGACATACTGACGTTATTGGTCAGTTTCTCGTCTAAGAACATATGATTGAAGGTGTAGTCGGTGGCGAAGTAAGGCGTAGCCAGATCGTAGTATCCGTTGAAGACGTGTATTTTTAGAAACGGATTCTTAGACATGGCGCTACGTAGGGTTTCGGCTACATTTAGAAACTCATTTTCTACATTACTATAGCTCCAAGGCCGTACTCGCCCGGTCAGTATTTCGTAGGGGAGATCATTTTCGTAGTCTAGTTCAGCTTTCAGATAAGAATTGATCGCAGTGGTGTAAGGCCCGTAGATAGTGGCACTGTAGCTAGGGTCAAACTCGTAGAACTCTCCGGCATCGTCGTAATCCACTCCGGTCATCCGCCCGTCGAGCCGGCCAACCGTTATTCCTTCATCGCGCCGTAGCTCCTTCACGAAGCGGGAGATATGAATGCGGTAGTGGATACGTTCCAGGTATTCTTTGGATAGTCCGGTGTACTGGTGGAGCTTATTAATAATTTGGTTTTTCTGGTCTTCCGGTAGCTGATCGCCTAGCATGAGAGCCGAGGCGTAGTCGCCCATCGCAAACTCTTCTACCTCTCGCAAAAAAGGTTCGAGCGCATCCGGGCGATTGGGCAGTTGGTCATGGTACCAAGCAATAGCGGCGTAAGTTGGTAAAAACAGAATGTAGGGCAGATCATTACCTTTGGTGAAGCGAGCCGTTTGGAAATTCAGGATAGACGAAATTAACATCAATCCGTTAAGGTACATGCCGTGGCGGTCTTGCAGGTAGCCCGACAGTCCGGCAGCGCGGGTGGTACCGTAGCTCTCTCCCGCCAGAAATTTGGGCGAGCTCCACCGACTGTTGCGGGTAGTATACAACCGAATAAAATCGCCTACGCTGGAAATATCTTCCTCAAAACCAGTGAATTCGCTTTTCTCTACTCCTTCTGCCGGACGGCTAAAGCCAGTTTCTACCGGATCAATAAATACTAAGTCGGTTTTATCCAGCCAGGTATATTCATTGTCTACTAACTCGTAGGGTGGGGGTAATGACTCTCCCTTTTCACTCATCTTAATACGGCGTGGTCCCAGCCCACCCATATGCAGCCATACCGACGAAGAACCCGGCCCACCATTGAAGGTGTAGGTGATGGGGCGCTTTGATACATCCTCTACTCCGTTTTGGGTATAAGCAATAAAAAACATCTTAGCCCGGGCATCACCGTTTTCTTTTCGTAATACCAAATATCCGGTAGTCGTTGTATAGTTGATCGTCTGTCCGCCTACCCGAACGTTATGCTGGGTTACTGACAGTGGTGGGTCTTCCTTTAGGTTGGAGGAATCAGAAGATTGAGCGGTAGTTGCTGTTGATATAAGCAGGCAGACAATAAGAAGGTATAGGTTTTTGTTCATGGGGTTGATGTATTCTTGTATTCAAGTTAGTCTTACCATCATAGATGAGTACCATTTAGTATTTTTGAATGAATGTATATAGGAAAGCCTATCGATCTGGTATTAATTGATGCCTAAATCACTGGTGATAGAGTGGTGTTGCTCAATTTCATTTACTGGTATACCCATTTTATCGCTAATAATACCGACGATTATCCGCTCAACTTCGTATTTGCTAGAAATCTTCTCAAGATCTATCAACTCATTAAAGTTCAGTGAAATAATCCAGCCGATTAGTTTCTCAACCGAACTCTTCGTAAGAGCCTCAATTCTCGTAAAGATACGAATACCAAGCAACCTAACATCACGGTTCAGCTCACGGTCTATATCCATTCTCACCAGTTTAGGGAACTTGAGTTGAACCTGAGACTCAAGAAATTCCCACCCTACCTTGACACTGTTGTCATCAAGTAAATCAATAATCTTTGAAGCAGGGCGTACCTCAACTTCTTCTCCTCTCAATAGCATAAAGGCTTCTCTAATCCTGTAGAATACGATTTGGGTGAGGCATTTTTCACCGGGTACTAGTCTAACTTTACTAAATACAGCGTTCACAAAGTCGCCAACCGTTGCAATATTACCTGCTTCTTGATCAGAAATCTCTATTCCGAAAGCCTGTTCCACTTCAACCAACAACTCAACAGAATCTAATCCCATAGCTCTTGTCATCTACGTGTTACCTTCGCTCATCTGAAGCAACAAGTTGGCTGTTTTCAGTGCTGGTTAGAATCGTTGAACTGCCATAAGACATTAACAATTTGCCATTTTTCGTTTAGCTTCACAATGTGCATATAATCGACCCAGTCATCCGCAATAAGCTTGACAGAAGCTGTTTTGTCAAAAATATCAAGTATTACTACTTCCTTTTTAGGGTTTTCAGGAAACTGATCCCCAGCTTGGTTATACGTCTCGGCTAATAAGATCATAGCATCGGTAAAGGTCTCTCTCAAATATTCTTTCTGCGTTTCTTTATCAGTCC
This region of Tunicatimonas pelagia genomic DNA includes:
- a CDS encoding lamin tail domain-containing protein, whose amino-acid sequence is MGTKLKETVWVLACLLLTQRTLAQVTDNFSDGDFTTNPVWSGETTKFEVLAEQLHLNDTDATGEAYLSTSSQAIANAEWNFYVEISENPTSANFTSVYLVSDQANLADDLSGYFVKIGNTSDEVSLYRQDGSTETEIIDGLDDRVDTKPVQIEIKVTRDTNGNWELSSRPIGEISFVIEGSVMDDTHTVSNYFGVHCKYTATRSDAFYFDNILITGTPQPDTRKPFVTDLSAPSNNQLNLQFSEAVNTAVAETTTNYVLNGHAITAASLAGNEVALSVNSALANATDYTLTVRNIQDEAGNVLTDTTLNFFYFEPVSAQRNDVIISELMPDPNPVKADLPDAEFVEIYNRSGNPFDLQDLSLNDKLLPPYILRPQQFVVLCASADSASLAPFGQVIGLDSWPTLPNSGTRLVLRNATSMVIDSLAYSATEVVGGTSLERISETTPCDQRINLALSLAERGGTPGETNTIISQKDTHAPRLLSIQPRNDTLKLFFDERVADESLQTELIQIQPEQTVAQIVRDAIDEKILYVLLAEPLVTNTTYSLTFANTQDCYGNISPSQTASFYFDNEPPTLLRAVVRDTAEVALIFSEKVATQLIEDEDNYWLDSVSNTPRFAIIGQDSASVLLRFLVSLADGQNHQLTLTRWEDSYGNPGDTLTVNLRYQQDIDTVLVESEYQLEVHLSEPILPESVSEVMNYEIDRRVGHPQAAFIDRSHPNVIHLILANPLSENREHELRIDLLQDEQNGVLSTPAYRFYFDRRSPGVDSVVAITERTLLVYFDEKVDSLTATNALHYQLSDYKVEQVELKGNRQVAHLQLDTALVPEVAYELEIVGIADLSGNIITSPKGKSFVYDQRPPALLSGKMVNPFELRLYFSEAVQTVSVNNFQLETIGSPDSVWVSRLRAGEVRLFFAEPLPTEEITLTATSITDLRGNRQPEPLRTTINNTQTTLGQIIVLSPTDLQLSFTQGIDETVMLNFTQYLVNEVYSPTEVTAIGRRPYAVHLTFDRPLQADVNYQLTISELVNDEGQRVIGVQDSFIYQTQIEHIEAEERALLLHFQVPLDSSLAVQLMHYQLGQTHPAAAIWVGEQTIRLVFEESLEPLTRYEFLLSGLKDIDGDVIPASTHTVGLGRTPNFNELLITEIMADPTPAVGLPEVEYLELYNASDELLSTNGLRLADAMSSTLLRSALLLPGEYLIVSANADQPKLASRGRTMGITSFPSLNSSGDQLSITDAYGSEVFSVSYSDDWYNDAEKKQGGWSLEMIDYTHPCGEQDNWTASVDENGGTPGRVNSVNQSNPDNQAPVLQTAFAESATEVALLFSEKLDPSSFEDGQISISSEVTVDTIVWKSDRKSATAHLIDSLQTQVAYTIRANQLYDCSGNLIDDQAVSLVLSEEATMGDVLLSELLFYPRSGGVRFVEIYNHSDKPINLKDWQLANSEGDSLANLSVITTENYQLNPQQYLALTEDATTLVGDYPSASEGNILVVDALPSLPSGAGNVALHSLSGERMQFLIYDEDWHHPILEDKRGVSLERIQWSAPVNDRNNWQSAAQTVGFATPGYVNSQLSTVSPIPAALSVEPRVFTPDQDGFQDYTQILYRWPNAGNVANVIVFDSQGQKVKHLARNTTLAEEGFLRWDGTDDAGQQLATGYYIIYFEVFHTNGQVSGLKERVVLGRPF
- a CDS encoding AlbA family DNA-binding domain-containing protein, translating into MKKLKKLIHQGEGERLDFKQKITDPYKIAKTIASFANTKGGKILVGVRDDKTIMGVDPEEEKYTLETAAQFYCDPPITLQFKEVEDEEEDITVLEVTIPESWEKPHFVRDKNERRLVYIRQRDKSIPAGKTMVDLMRKGELPDNQVNLAHLDHNERKLLSFLERHERVTLKQFMQIVNISRRRALRILHHLTREGAIRMHEQEKEPYYTL
- a CDS encoding SRPBCC domain-containing protein; this translates as MLEIAKNIQVSVSSDQAFHKFLHEFNNWWPREYTWSRDKLIEIRIDARVGGLCTEVGPYEFRCDWGRVTELVTNQKIGLKWQISPKREPVPDPEQASTIEIKFAENQGGTLMELVHQDFERHGAGIEEYRDAMDSEYGWDYILKCYQTYCKQSS
- a CDS encoding Gfo/Idh/MocA family protein, translating into MSDNFLPPENLPKNESRRQFIKTTSSAVVGGSLVIPMINTIPAFAKGNADTLKVGLIGCGGRGTGAANQAMKADPNVKLVAMADAFEDRLQSSLGNLKKGHGDKVQVDPEHQFVGFDAYQKLIDSDVDVVLLATPPGFRPQHLTAAVEAKKHVFAEKPMAVDGPGIRQVMAAAKKAKENDTAIMSGFCWRYHEPKRAIFGKILDGAVGDIGTIYNTYNTGVLWSKDRQPEWTAMEYQLRNWLYYKWLSGDHIAEQAVHSLDMMAWALGDKPPLSAVGTGGRQVRTDDKFGHVYDHFAIVYDYGDGQKGIHMSRQQFNCANSYSVEVSGDQGHALVDCIKGVHKIKGKNDKWRYRGEENDMYQTEHDELFASIRNGSPVNDGDFMAQSTLLAIMGRMAAYTGQVVTYDEALNSQEKLGPEEYSWDLEYPVAAVPMPGIQDGVGR